In Nitrospira sp., one genomic interval encodes:
- the nusA gene encoding transcription termination/antitermination protein NusA produces MNRELIAVIDEIGRQKGIDKARVIGAIESALQTAAKKRFGQAENIQVEIDPKTGEISVVSKKVIVETVSNPKAEISLKEAREYDEGAEIGDEIGSLIEMDELGRIAAQTAKQVIFQKVREAEWEAVQKEYSTRQGDLVNGIILGMERRNFLVDLGKTEAILPIQEQIPRETYRRGDRVKALLLEVRRTPKDVQVILSRSHPQFVAKLFELEVPEVGEKIVEIKSIVREPGDRTKIAVSSRDKAVDPVGACVGIKGSRVQAVVRELRGEKIDIITWTQDPRVFIAEALNPATIEKVGIDEEKKSALVVVADSQLSLAIGKNGQNVRLAARLTGWKIDIISATEYEKEKAERDREIKAALAEETEAQRQQEEARAAAQQAE; encoded by the coding sequence ATGAACCGAGAGTTGATCGCGGTCATCGATGAAATCGGGCGTCAAAAGGGGATCGATAAGGCCAGGGTGATAGGAGCCATCGAATCCGCCTTGCAGACCGCTGCGAAGAAACGATTCGGTCAGGCTGAGAACATCCAGGTCGAAATCGATCCCAAGACCGGTGAGATCTCCGTGGTGTCGAAGAAGGTCATCGTCGAGACGGTGTCGAATCCGAAGGCCGAAATTTCGCTGAAGGAAGCGCGCGAATACGACGAGGGGGCGGAGATCGGCGACGAAATCGGATCGCTAATCGAGATGGATGAGCTGGGCCGTATTGCCGCGCAAACGGCGAAGCAGGTGATTTTCCAGAAGGTGCGCGAAGCGGAGTGGGAAGCGGTTCAGAAAGAGTACTCGACGCGCCAAGGTGATTTGGTCAACGGCATCATTTTGGGGATGGAGCGGCGAAACTTTTTGGTCGATCTTGGAAAAACCGAAGCGATCCTGCCGATTCAGGAGCAAATCCCCCGCGAGACCTATCGGCGCGGAGATCGGGTAAAGGCGTTGCTGCTGGAAGTGCGCCGGACCCCGAAGGATGTCCAAGTTATTCTCTCCCGCAGTCATCCCCAATTCGTCGCGAAGCTGTTCGAATTGGAGGTGCCGGAGGTCGGGGAGAAGATCGTCGAAATCAAGTCGATCGTGCGCGAACCGGGCGATCGGACGAAGATTGCCGTCTCGTCGCGGGACAAGGCGGTCGATCCGGTGGGAGCCTGTGTCGGCATCAAAGGCTCGCGGGTGCAGGCCGTGGTGCGGGAGTTGCGCGGCGAAAAGATCGACATCATCACGTGGACGCAGGATCCGCGCGTGTTCATCGCGGAGGCCTTGAATCCCGCCACGATCGAAAAGGTGGGCATCGACGAAGAGAAGAAGTCGGCTCTGGTGGTGGTGGCGGATTCTCAGTTGTCGCTGGCGATCGGAAAGAACGGGCAAAACGTGCGGTTGGCCGCCAGGTTGACTGGATGGAAGATCGACATCATCAGCGCGACGGAATACGAGAAGGAAAAGGCCGAGCGGGATCGGGAAATCAAGGCGGCGCTGGCGGAAGAGACCGAAGCGCAGCGGCAGCAGGAAGAGGCGCGGGCGGCGGCCCAACAGGCGGAGTGA
- the infB gene encoding translation initiation factor IF-2, which translates to MRVYELAKQLGVENRELIPELKRLGIPVASHSSALDEDAVRLALEKLGAKARTGEAGSGGHEGRKGSRSTKEVAAPHEEPPKPDKKRILIKKKKEEIIEESPAPLAAAEAVFAATPSAPPATEAAVPAPGVGPVAEEPVVTPSEPVSAEAGVAPPVSQPPSLEAPVKPAPLGQPPSTTAPAADALASLKKKSLAAEALESEAAAREKLKKAKKGPRTREEDEVKFKDDATRWGDLRAIPVQRREDRSKHIHHASPTEVTKPRKKSVKLSAGVSVKEFAELIGQRPAEIVKKLMDMGQMVTFNQPINHEAAALIAEEYGARVEVATEKVGEALLEEAAQSEGEEHAIPRPPVVTIMGHVDHGKTSLLDAIRQTKVAEGEAGGITQHIGAYTVGVRDKQVTFLDTPGHEAFTAMRARGAKATDIVILVVAADDGVMPQTVEAIHHAKAAGVPLIVAINKIDKPGANPDRVKNALTEHGLIPEAWGGDTIMVEVSAKQRTGLDQLLEMILLQAEVLELKADPARMAKGLVIEAKLDRGRGPVATVLVQSGTLRVGDAFVVGNFSGRVRALVTDTGRKTQDAGPSVPVEVIGLPGVPSAGDQFTIVKDERVAREIAEERARKQRAAELAGPAKVSLDDLFAKIQEGQVKELPIVIKADVQGSAEALAAAVEKMPVGAVKLRVMHSGVGGITETDVLLAAASKAIVIGFNIRPEPKAAALAEREGVDVRLYSIIYDALNDIRAAMEGLLEPLLKERVMGRAEVRQVFTIPKAGLVAGCYVLDGLISRASAGARVIRDHVVVYEGKLGSLRRFKDDVREVQQGYECGITIENFNDLKAGDIIETYVVEKVAAKLESTNRGASPQQSQRT; encoded by the coding sequence ATGCGGGTTTACGAATTGGCAAAGCAGCTGGGGGTGGAAAATCGGGAGCTGATTCCTGAGCTGAAACGGCTCGGAATTCCGGTGGCGTCCCACAGTAGTGCCTTGGATGAGGATGCCGTCCGTCTTGCGCTGGAGAAGTTGGGGGCAAAGGCGCGGACCGGAGAGGCGGGCTCTGGCGGGCACGAGGGGCGAAAGGGCTCACGCTCGACCAAGGAGGTTGCCGCGCCGCATGAGGAGCCTCCCAAGCCCGATAAGAAGCGCATCCTCATCAAGAAGAAGAAAGAGGAGATTATTGAGGAGTCGCCTGCTCCTCTTGCCGCGGCAGAGGCTGTGTTTGCGGCGACTCCGTCCGCGCCCCCTGCAACAGAGGCGGCGGTCCCAGCACCGGGTGTCGGTCCTGTCGCGGAAGAGCCGGTTGTCACACCGTCCGAACCGGTTTCAGCCGAAGCGGGTGTCGCACCCCCGGTTAGCCAGCCGCCTTCCCTCGAAGCGCCGGTCAAGCCGGCGCCGCTCGGCCAGCCCCCCTCGACGACCGCCCCAGCCGCGGATGCGTTGGCGAGCCTCAAGAAGAAGAGTCTGGCTGCCGAGGCGTTGGAAAGTGAGGCGGCGGCTCGCGAGAAGTTGAAGAAAGCGAAGAAGGGCCCGCGTACCCGTGAGGAAGACGAAGTTAAGTTTAAAGACGATGCCACCCGGTGGGGTGACCTGCGGGCCATTCCCGTACAGCGGCGTGAGGACCGATCCAAGCACATTCACCATGCCTCGCCGACGGAAGTCACGAAGCCGAGAAAGAAAAGCGTGAAACTAAGCGCAGGAGTGAGTGTCAAAGAGTTTGCGGAATTGATCGGCCAACGCCCGGCCGAAATTGTGAAGAAGCTGATGGATATGGGACAGATGGTCACCTTCAATCAGCCGATTAATCATGAGGCCGCAGCCCTGATTGCCGAAGAATATGGGGCCCGGGTGGAGGTCGCCACAGAGAAGGTGGGCGAGGCCTTGCTTGAAGAGGCCGCACAGTCGGAGGGGGAGGAGCATGCCATCCCCAGGCCGCCTGTCGTCACGATTATGGGGCACGTCGACCACGGCAAAACGTCGTTGCTCGATGCGATCCGTCAGACCAAGGTTGCGGAGGGTGAGGCCGGTGGAATCACCCAACATATCGGAGCCTATACGGTCGGGGTGCGCGACAAGCAGGTCACGTTCCTCGATACGCCGGGTCACGAGGCTTTCACAGCCATGCGGGCGCGAGGGGCAAAAGCCACGGACATCGTCATTTTGGTGGTGGCGGCCGACGATGGCGTCATGCCTCAGACGGTGGAGGCTATTCATCATGCCAAGGCCGCTGGGGTGCCGTTAATTGTCGCCATCAACAAGATCGATAAACCAGGAGCCAATCCGGATCGTGTGAAAAACGCCCTGACCGAGCATGGGCTGATTCCGGAAGCCTGGGGTGGCGATACGATCATGGTCGAGGTGTCCGCGAAACAGCGGACCGGCTTGGATCAGTTGTTGGAAATGATTCTGTTGCAGGCGGAAGTATTGGAGCTGAAGGCGGATCCTGCGCGGATGGCGAAGGGGTTGGTGATCGAGGCGAAGTTGGACCGCGGGCGCGGTCCGGTGGCGACGGTCCTCGTTCAGAGCGGAACGCTCCGGGTCGGAGACGCATTCGTCGTCGGCAACTTCAGCGGGCGTGTCCGGGCGCTTGTCACGGATACGGGCCGCAAGACACAGGATGCCGGGCCGTCCGTTCCGGTCGAAGTGATCGGGTTGCCCGGCGTGCCCTCTGCCGGGGATCAGTTCACGATTGTGAAGGATGAGCGGGTAGCCCGTGAGATTGCCGAAGAGCGTGCCCGTAAGCAGCGGGCGGCGGAGTTGGCCGGTCCCGCCAAGGTGAGTCTGGATGACTTATTCGCTAAGATTCAGGAAGGGCAAGTCAAGGAGTTGCCCATCGTGATCAAGGCCGACGTGCAGGGATCGGCCGAAGCCTTGGCTGCGGCGGTGGAAAAGATGCCGGTCGGGGCGGTCAAGCTGCGGGTCATGCATAGCGGCGTCGGAGGGATTACGGAAACGGACGTGCTCCTGGCTGCCGCGTCCAAGGCCATCGTCATCGGCTTCAACATCCGTCCCGAACCCAAGGCAGCTGCCTTGGCTGAGCGCGAAGGCGTCGATGTGCGTCTCTACAGCATCATCTATGATGCGCTCAATGATATTCGTGCCGCTATGGAGGGGCTCTTGGAGCCCCTGTTGAAAGAGCGAGTCATGGGACGGGCGGAAGTGCGACAGGTGTTCACGATTCCGAAAGCCGGTCTTGTCGCTGGCTGTTATGTTCTCGACGGACTCATTTCCCGTGCCAGTGCCGGTGCGCGTGTGATTCGCGATCACGTGGTTGTCTACGAAGGCAAGCTCGGCTCGCTCCGGCGCTTCAAAGACGATGTGCGCGAAGTGCAGCAGGGATATGAGTGCGGCATCACGATTGAAAATTTCAACGACCTCAAGGCCGGCGATATCATCGAAACTTATGTCGTTGAAAAGGTGGCCGCGAAGCTCGAATCAACGAACCGAGGTGCGTCTCCGCAACAAAGTCAACGAACATGA
- a CDS encoding DUF503 domain-containing protein: MIVGVCTVELFIPDGHSLKDKRQVLQSVKTRLRAKFNISVAEVGDHDLWQKAVLGMACVANESVHVNQVLDQAMNLIYGVPTVQVVRSQIELL, from the coding sequence ATGATCGTCGGTGTCTGTACGGTTGAATTGTTCATCCCCGACGGCCATTCACTGAAAGACAAGCGGCAGGTCCTTCAGAGCGTCAAGACCCGGTTGCGGGCGAAGTTCAATATCTCGGTTGCGGAGGTGGGCGACCACGACCTGTGGCAGAAAGCGGTGCTCGGGATGGCCTGTGTGGCCAATGAGTCTGTCCATGTCAATCAGGTGCTGGATCAGGCCATGAACCTGATTTACGGGGTTCCCACTGTTCAGGTGGTGCGTTCGCAAATCGAGTTGCTGTAG
- the rbfA gene encoding 30S ribosome-binding factor RbfA, with amino-acid sequence MAKSTYSRAERVADQIRMEVADILMRKIKDPRVRSVTVTDVELTKDLRIARVFVTTMERDEAEREVFDGLAKASGFVRVELGRRLTLRYLPELIFMKDISGPRGDRVLQLLEDLHRDETPEQAADTPARPTV; translated from the coding sequence ATGGCGAAATCGACATACAGTCGGGCTGAGCGCGTAGCGGATCAGATTCGGATGGAAGTAGCGGATATCCTGATGCGCAAGATCAAGGACCCGCGCGTGCGTTCTGTGACGGTGACCGATGTGGAGTTGACCAAAGATCTGCGCATCGCCAGGGTCTTTGTCACCACTATGGAGCGCGATGAGGCCGAGCGGGAAGTCTTCGACGGATTGGCCAAGGCGAGCGGGTTCGTGCGGGTTGAATTGGGGCGGCGGCTGACGCTCCGGTATTTGCCCGAGCTCATTTTCATGAAGGATATCAGCGGCCCGAGAGGCGATCGAGTGTTGCAGTTGCTTGAAGACCTCCATCGCGACGAGACGCCGGAGCAGGCGGCCGATACGCCGGCTCGCCCCACGGTCTAG
- the truB gene encoding tRNA pseudouridine(55) synthase TruB — MAAASLTDAYVTATFRDGVLNVRKEADWTSHDVVARLRGRLRGLKVGHAGTLDPAATGVLPVLVGRGTRIAEYLVEWDKTYLAELRLGETTDTQDATGTLLSRSPIDGVTEAQVRAIASGFIGRIQQIPPMYSAVKVGGVPLYKAARAGRDVAREAREVTVFRLDLVRIYLPDVTLRVVCSKGTYIRTLCADIGQRLGVGGHMRSLVRERVGPLALEQALTVGELESRLAQGAFITAMLTLDEALAGLPVCRVGEVMARRVMHGMPVPPAEVRHWAGLQAIRTASENQAVRIQDEAGRLLAIGILPPDVEAARPGSSRQPIAVAKVLVTEDSHV; from the coding sequence ATGGCCGCTGCCTCGCTGACAGATGCTTATGTGACCGCCACGTTCCGGGACGGCGTGTTGAATGTCCGCAAAGAAGCGGACTGGACCTCGCATGACGTCGTCGCGCGCCTGCGCGGCAGACTGCGGGGCCTGAAAGTCGGTCATGCCGGTACCTTGGATCCGGCGGCTACCGGGGTGTTGCCCGTGCTGGTGGGGCGTGGAACTCGTATCGCGGAGTATCTGGTCGAGTGGGACAAGACTTATCTGGCCGAACTGCGATTAGGCGAAACGACCGATACGCAGGACGCGACCGGGACCTTGCTGAGCCGGTCGCCTATCGATGGGGTGACGGAAGCGCAGGTTCGTGCGATTGCGTCGGGGTTCATCGGGCGTATTCAGCAGATTCCCCCGATGTACTCGGCAGTCAAGGTTGGCGGGGTGCCCTTGTATAAGGCGGCCAGAGCCGGCCGCGATGTGGCGCGCGAGGCACGCGAAGTCACCGTGTTTCGCCTCGATCTTGTTCGAATCTACCTGCCGGATGTGACGCTGCGGGTCGTCTGTTCAAAGGGGACCTACATTCGGACGCTCTGTGCGGACATCGGGCAGAGGCTAGGGGTCGGGGGGCACATGCGTTCGTTGGTTCGTGAGCGGGTCGGCCCGTTGGCTCTTGAGCAGGCCCTCACAGTAGGGGAGTTGGAATCGCGTCTTGCGCAAGGGGCATTCATTACCGCGATGCTCACGTTAGACGAGGCGCTGGCAGGACTCCCTGTCTGCCGTGTGGGCGAGGTCATGGCCCGGCGCGTGATGCACGGGATGCCTGTGCCTCCCGCCGAAGTGCGTCACTGGGCGGGGCTGCAGGCCATTCGAACTGCATCGGAAAATCAGGCTGTCCGGATTCAGGACGAGGCGGGCCGGTTGCTGGCGATCGGGATCCTTCCACCGGATGTGGAGGCTGCGCGACCGGGGAGCAGTCGTCAACCGATTGCAGTGGCCAAGGTATTGGTCACGGAGGACTCTCACGTATAG
- the rpsO gene encoding 30S ribosomal protein S15, with protein MALVKEVKTELVKGFQQHEKDTGSPEVQIAILTNRITYLTEHFKLHKKDHHSRRGLLTLVGRRRRLLDYLRHIDEARYRAILERLGIRK; from the coding sequence ATGGCACTCGTGAAAGAAGTCAAAACGGAGTTGGTGAAAGGTTTTCAGCAACATGAGAAAGATACCGGCTCACCGGAGGTGCAAATCGCCATCCTGACGAACCGGATCACCTACCTGACGGAACATTTCAAATTGCACAAGAAGGACCACCATTCCCGCCGCGGCCTGTTGACGTTGGTCGGTCGTCGTCGGCGTTTGCTGGACTATCTGCGCCACATCGACGAGGCGCGGTACCGTGCGATTCTGGAGCGCCTGGGGATTCGGAAGTAA
- the pnp gene encoding polyribonucleotide nucleotidyltransferase: MKQVVELELAGRRLTLETGRIAKQADGAIWATYGDTVVLATAVASQTVKPGVDFLPLTVDYQEKTYAAGKIPGGYFKREGRPSEREVLTSRLIDRPLRPLFPEGYYFDTQVIASVLSADRSGVSDVIGIIAASAALAVSTIPFNGPIAGVKIGRVNGQFVVNPDLEVLETSELNLVVAGTADAVMMVEAGASELPEATMLDAIELAHREIKKIVAKIEELRALAGKPKRVVTQEPIDAGLSEQVRALVAGPIREAILIPNKSARQERLDQVLAETIEKLKSDDPNRARHVKIIFHGLEYTEVRNMILERRVRADGRGPADIRPITCEVGVLPRAHGSAVFTRGETQSLAVVTLGTTDDEQRIDALEGEYMRTFMLHYNFPPFSVGEARPLRSPGRREVGHGALAERALKSVIPGKDKFPYTVRIVSEILESNGSSSMATVCGGTLALLDAGVPIKEPVAGIAMGLIKEGDQVLVLSDILGLEDHLGDMDFKVTGTKNGVTALQMDIKIGGITSELMREALAQAKTGRLHILERMAGALNEPRTKLSAFAPRIYPMKIKQDKIRDVIGPGGKMIRSIIAETGVKINVEDTGDVTIASSDEASAQKAIEMIKRLTEEVEVGKIYLGTVRKIMDFGAFVEVLPGTDGLVHISQLAHHRVKAVADEVSEGDQIMVKVLEIDKQGKIRLSRKEAMPAPTGSPTNEPTPAG; encoded by the coding sequence ATGAAACAAGTCGTCGAGTTGGAGTTGGCGGGGCGCCGCTTAACCTTGGAAACGGGGCGTATTGCAAAACAGGCGGACGGTGCCATTTGGGCTACGTATGGGGATACGGTCGTGTTGGCCACGGCGGTGGCTTCGCAGACCGTCAAGCCGGGTGTCGATTTTCTGCCGTTGACGGTTGATTACCAGGAAAAGACCTATGCGGCGGGGAAGATTCCTGGCGGATATTTCAAGCGGGAGGGGCGCCCGTCGGAACGGGAGGTGCTCACCAGTCGATTGATCGATCGGCCGCTTCGACCACTTTTTCCGGAAGGATATTATTTTGACACGCAAGTGATTGCCTCAGTGCTGTCGGCGGACAGGAGCGGGGTGTCGGACGTCATCGGCATCATCGCGGCTTCCGCGGCCTTGGCGGTCTCTACGATTCCTTTCAACGGTCCGATCGCCGGCGTCAAGATCGGCCGTGTCAACGGACAATTCGTCGTGAATCCGGATTTGGAGGTCTTGGAAACCAGCGAACTCAATCTGGTGGTGGCCGGCACGGCCGACGCGGTGATGATGGTCGAGGCAGGGGCCAGTGAATTGCCGGAAGCGACTATGTTGGACGCCATCGAGTTGGCGCATCGCGAGATTAAGAAGATCGTGGCGAAGATCGAGGAACTGCGCGCCTTGGCCGGAAAGCCCAAGCGGGTGGTGACGCAGGAGCCCATCGATGCCGGGTTGAGCGAGCAGGTGCGGGCGTTGGTCGCCGGCCCCATCCGTGAAGCCATTCTCATTCCCAACAAGAGCGCCCGCCAAGAGCGGCTCGATCAAGTCCTGGCGGAGACGATCGAGAAATTGAAGAGCGACGACCCCAATCGGGCGCGTCATGTAAAAATCATTTTCCACGGCCTGGAATACACGGAAGTGCGGAACATGATTCTGGAGCGGCGGGTGCGTGCCGACGGGCGTGGTCCGGCGGATATCCGTCCGATCACCTGCGAAGTAGGCGTGTTGCCGCGCGCGCACGGGTCGGCGGTCTTCACCCGTGGAGAGACACAGAGCTTGGCCGTCGTGACCCTCGGGACTACGGACGACGAGCAGCGGATCGATGCCTTGGAGGGCGAGTACATGCGCACCTTCATGCTGCATTACAACTTTCCACCGTTCAGTGTCGGCGAGGCTCGGCCGCTCCGCTCTCCGGGCCGACGCGAAGTGGGCCATGGCGCCCTCGCCGAGCGGGCGCTGAAATCCGTGATTCCCGGAAAGGACAAATTCCCCTATACGGTGCGGATCGTGTCCGAAATTCTAGAGTCGAATGGGTCGTCCTCCATGGCGACGGTCTGCGGCGGAACGCTGGCGCTGCTGGACGCCGGGGTGCCGATCAAGGAGCCGGTGGCCGGCATCGCGATGGGTTTGATCAAGGAAGGGGACCAGGTCCTTGTCCTCTCCGATATTCTGGGGTTGGAAGACCACTTGGGCGATATGGACTTTAAAGTCACCGGCACCAAAAACGGCGTGACAGCGCTGCAGATGGATATCAAGATCGGCGGCATCACCTCGGAGCTTATGCGCGAGGCGCTGGCTCAGGCCAAGACGGGTCGGCTGCATATCTTGGAGCGCATGGCGGGGGCGCTGAACGAACCGCGTACGAAGTTGTCCGCCTTTGCCCCGCGTATTTATCCGATGAAGATCAAGCAGGACAAGATCCGCGACGTGATCGGGCCGGGCGGGAAGATGATCCGGAGCATCATTGCGGAGACCGGCGTCAAGATCAACGTCGAGGACACCGGTGACGTCACGATTGCCTCATCCGACGAAGCATCGGCTCAAAAGGCCATCGAGATGATCAAGCGGCTGACCGAGGAGGTGGAGGTCGGAAAGATTTATCTCGGGACGGTCCGCAAAATCATGGATTTCGGCGCCTTCGTCGAAGTGTTGCCCGGCACCGATGGTCTGGTGCATATCTCACAGTTGGCTCATCACCGTGTCAAAGCAGTGGCGGACGAAGTGTCCGAGGGCGACCAGATCATGGTGAAAGTACTGGAAATCGATAAGCAAGGGAAAATTCGGCTGAGTCGGAAGGAAGCGATGCCGGCACCGACGGGATCGCCGACGAACGAGCCGACGCCGGCGGGATAA
- a CDS encoding insulinase family protein, producing MYRKIVLDNRLRIVAEHIPTLKSVTIGIWVNVGSRDEQPGEEGLSHFLEHMFFKGTRSRSATQISREIDALGGEMNAFTTRETTTFYVKVLDQQLDTALELLADLFYRSRFESKEVEKEKQVVLEEIRMVQDDPEDLVQELHMKHILGNHPLGRPILGQAPRIKALNRSDLLAYVRSHYDPQRTVVAVAGNFSWKRLEQLMARYFSGSHKGSALKPDRRPPVVKGGVFVQRKPLEQVHLCLGLQGLGAGHKDRYAAHALNGVLGGSVSSRLFQEVREKRGLVYSIYSFLSTYSDGGMLTVYAGTRPKEVQRVVEVVCRELKKLRTRGIDGKDLARVKNQMKGSLMLSLESSHSRMSKLAKDELAQGGHASLEQITADIDRVTIGQVHEVAQSLLDQRCLSVTALGPIATNSLQAIAL from the coding sequence GTGTATCGAAAAATCGTGCTCGACAATCGGCTGCGCATCGTGGCCGAACATATTCCGACGTTGAAGTCGGTCACCATCGGGATTTGGGTCAACGTCGGTTCCCGCGACGAGCAGCCCGGTGAGGAAGGGCTCTCCCACTTCCTCGAGCATATGTTCTTCAAGGGAACACGAAGCCGGTCGGCGACGCAGATCTCCCGGGAAATCGATGCCCTAGGGGGCGAGATGAACGCCTTTACGACCAGGGAGACCACCACGTTCTATGTGAAGGTGCTTGACCAGCAGTTGGATACCGCGTTGGAACTGCTGGCGGATCTGTTTTATCGTTCTCGCTTCGAGTCGAAGGAGGTGGAGAAGGAAAAGCAGGTGGTGCTGGAGGAAATCCGGATGGTGCAGGATGATCCGGAGGACCTGGTTCAGGAACTTCACATGAAACATATTCTCGGCAACCACCCACTAGGCCGGCCGATTCTTGGGCAGGCTCCACGGATCAAGGCGCTCAACCGTAGTGATTTGTTGGCCTATGTCCGTTCTCACTATGACCCGCAACGCACAGTGGTGGCCGTGGCAGGAAATTTTTCCTGGAAGCGGCTCGAACAGCTGATGGCGCGCTACTTTTCCGGTTCGCATAAAGGATCGGCGCTCAAGCCCGATCGCCGCCCTCCCGTGGTGAAGGGAGGAGTCTTTGTGCAGCGCAAACCATTGGAACAGGTTCATCTCTGCCTTGGCCTACAAGGCCTCGGTGCCGGCCACAAGGATCGGTACGCTGCGCATGCACTTAACGGCGTGCTGGGAGGCAGTGTGAGTTCGCGGTTGTTTCAGGAGGTGCGTGAAAAGCGGGGGTTGGTGTATTCGATCTACTCGTTCCTCTCGACCTACTCCGACGGTGGCATGCTCACGGTGTATGCCGGGACCAGGCCGAAAGAGGTCCAGCGCGTCGTGGAGGTCGTCTGTCGAGAACTCAAAAAGCTCCGAACGCGTGGCATCGATGGGAAAGATTTAGCCCGGGTCAAAAACCAAATGAAGGGCAGCCTGATGCTCAGCCTTGAAAGCTCCCATAGCCGCATGAGTAAGCTGGCGAAGGATGAACTGGCGCAGGGGGGGCACGCGTCACTTGAGCAGATCACGGCCGATATCGATCGTGTCACCATAGGACAAGTTCACGAAGTGGCGCAAAGCCTGCTGGATCAACGGTGCCTGTCGGTGACGGCGCTGGGACCGATCGCCACGAATAGTCTGCAAGCCATCGCCTTGTAA